From a single Canis aureus isolate CA01 chromosome 5, VMU_Caureus_v.1.0, whole genome shotgun sequence genomic region:
- the NSA2 gene encoding ribosome biogenesis protein NSA2 homolog — protein MPQNEYIELHRKRYGYRLDYHEKKRKKEGREAHERSKKAKKMIGLKAKLYHKQRHAEKIQMKKTIKMHEKRNTKQKNDEKTPQGAVPAYLLDREGQSRAKVLSNMIKQKRKEKAGKWEVPLPKVRAQGETEVLKVIRTGKRKKKAWKRMVTKVCFVGDGFTRKPPKYERFIRPMGLRFKKAHVTHPELKATFCLPILGVKKNPSSPLYTTLGVITKGTVIEVNVSELGLVTQGGKVIWGKYAQVTNNPENDGCINAVLLV, from the exons ATG ccacaaaatgaatatattgaGTTACACCGGAAGCGCTATGGCTATCGTTTGGATTaccatgagaaaaagagaaagaaagaaggtcgAGAGGCTCATGAACgttcaaaaaaagcaaaaaagatgaTTGGTCTGAAAGCTAAGCTCTACCATAAACAGCGCCATGctgagaaaatacaaatgaaaaagac TATCAAGATGCATGAAAAGAGAAACACCAAAcaaaagaatgatgaaaagaCTCCACAGGGAGCAGTACCTGCATATCTACTGGACAGGGAGGGGCAGTCCCGAGCTAAAGTACTTTCCAATATGATTAAACAAAAGCGAAAAGAGAAAGCG GGAAAGTGGGAAGTTCCTTTACCCAAAGTTCGTGCTCAGGGAGAAACAGAAGTATTAAAAGTCATTcgaacaggaaagagaaaaaagaaagcatggaagAGGATGGTCACTAAAGTCTGCTTTGTTGGAGATGGCTTTACTAGAAAACCACCTAAATACGAAAGATTCATTAGGCCAATG GGCTTACGTTTCAAAAAGGCCCATGTAACACATCCTGAACTGAAAGCCACCTTTTGCCTGCCAATACTCGGTGTAAAAAAGAATCCCTCATCCCCACTATATACAACTTTGGGTGTTATTACCAAAGGTACTGTCATTGAAGTGAACGTGAGTGAGTTGGGCCTTGTGACACAAGGAGGCAAAGTTATTTGGG gaaaatatgCCCAGGTTACCAACAATCCTGAAAATGATGGATGCATAAATGCAGTCCTGCTGGTTTAA
- the FAM169A gene encoding soluble lamin-associated protein of 75 kDa isoform X4: MFVRKKYRGKDFGLHMLEDFVDSFTEDALGLRYPLSSLMYTACKQYFEKYPGDHELLWEVEGVGHWYQRIPVTRALQRETLKITAVSQNEAKRSMSGEYGLASVPEYEAETEDNQSSEMQLTIDSLKDAFASTSEGQDKTPVSTRTRSSHLKRPKIGKRFQDSEFSSSQGEDEKTLQALPTASINKLESTARTSESSEEFLEEEPEQSVIEFEDESSDKDARPAPEAQPRLEKQDGEKDSELEPMNGEIMDDTLKASLITEEEDSASEVLDEEMKLQSLNSSEDSTAFVPLVVEPSKPPETVAQDKTSHVTDSEMLLDEGPSDEKGHTEEKLPLVSRKKAHFGSSDNAAAIPNEERSDSGFPNSVIAEFSEESISENLSPNTTSSLEDQGEEGVPESQETSTALPQSSLIEVELEDVPFSQNAGQKNQSEEQSEASSEQLDQFAQATEKTVDSSSEEIEVEVPVVDRRNLRRKAKGHKGPAKKKAKLT, encoded by the exons ATGTTTGTAAGAAAGAAATACCGAGGCAAAGATTTTGGACTTCATATGCTGGAGGACTTTGTTGATTCCTTTACAGAAGATGCACTTGGCTTGCGgtatcctctctcctctctcatgtACACAG ctTGCAAGCAGTACTTTGAAAAGTATCCAGGAGACCATGAACTCCTTTGGGAGGTTGAAGGTGTTGGACACTGGTACCAGCGAATACCAGTCACCAGAGCATTGCAGAGAGAAACACTTAAAATTACAG CAGTTTCTCAAAATGAAGCTAAAAGATCTATGTCTGGAGAATATGGTCTTGCATCTGTTCCAGAATATGAAGCAGAAACTGAAGACAACCAGTCTAGTGAGATGCAGCTAACT ATTGACTCTCTAAAAGATGCCTTTGCAAGCACTTCTGAAG GTCAAGATAAGACACCAGTTTCCACTCGTACTCGAAGTAGTCATCTAAAGCGGCCAAAGATTGGGAAGAGGTTTCAAGATTCTGAATTTAGTAGTTCTCAGGGAGAAGATGAAAAGACGCTCCAGGCTTTACCTACAGCTTCAATAAACAa attGGAATCTACTGCACGCACATCAGAGAGCTCAGAAGAATTCCTGGAAGAAGAACCTGAACAAAGTGTGATTGAATTTGAGGATGAAAGTAGTGATAAGGATGCTCGGCCTGCACCAGAAGCCCAGCCACGCCTGGAAAAGCAAGATGGTGAAAAG GACTCTGAATTAGAGCCTATGAATGGTGAGATAATGGATGATACTCTTAAAGCCTCACTTATAACTGAAGAGGAGGACTCTGCCAGTGAAGttttagatgaagaaatgaaattgcAGTCTCTTAATTCCAGTGAAGACTCTACTGCTTTTGTTCCACTGGTGGTAGAACCTTCAAAACCCCCTGAAACTGTTGCACAGGACAAG ACCTCACATGTAACTGACTCAGAAATGTTGCTAGATGAAGGCCCATCTGATGAAAAAGGGCACACTGAAGAGAAACTGCCGCTGGTTTCaagaaagaaagcacattttGGGAGTTCAGACAATGCTGCTGCTATCCCAAATGAAGAACGATCCGACAGTGGTTTTCCAAACTCTGTGATAGCGGAATTTTCTGAGGAATCAATCTCTGAAAATTTATCACCCAACACTACTTCTTCATTGGAAGACCAGGGTGAGGAGGGGGTACCTGAGTCCCAGGAAACATCTACAGCTCTTCCTCAGAGCTCTCTGATAGAGGTTGAACTTGAAGATGTGCCGTTTTCACAGAATGCGGGACAGAAGAATCAGTCAGAGGAGCAGTCTGAAGCATCTTCTGAGCAACTGGATCAGTTTGCACAGGCAACAGAAAAAACTGTGGACAGCAGCTCAGAGGAAATAGAAGTGGAAGTACCTGTGGTAGACAGGCGGAATTTAAGAAGAAAGGCCAAAGGGCATAAAGGACCTGCTAAGAAGAAAGCCAAGCTGACATGA
- the FAM169A gene encoding soluble lamin-associated protein of 75 kDa isoform X3 has translation MERNEIPFLCHSSTDYAKILWKKGEAIGFYSVKPTGSICASFLTQSYQLPVLDTMFVRKKYRGKDFGLHMLEDFVDSFTEDALGLRYPLSSLMYTACKQYFEKYPGDHELLWEVEGVGHWYQRIPVTRALQRETLKITAVSQNEAKRSMSGEYGLASVPEYEAETEDNQSSEMQLTIDSLKDAFASTSEGQDKTPVSTRTRSSHLKRPKIGKRFQDSEFSSSQGEDEKTLQALPTASINKLESTARTSESSEEFLEEEPEQSVIEFEDESSDKDARPAPEAQPRLEKQDGEKDSELEPMNGEIMDDTLKASLITEEEDSASEVLDEEMKLQSLNSSEDSTAFVPLVVEPSKPPETVAQDKTSHVTDSEMLLDEGPSDEKGHTEEKLPLVSRKKAHFGSSDNAAAIPNEERSDSGFPNSVIAEFSEESISENLSPNTTSSLEDQGEEGVPESQETSTALPQSSLIEVELEDVPFSQNAGQKNQSEEQSEASSEQLDQFAQATEKTVDSSSEEIEVEVPVVDRRNLRRKAKGHKGPAKKKAKLT, from the exons GAAGCATATGTGCCTCATTTCTTACCCAAAGCTACCAACTGCCAGTTCTTGATACAATGTTTGTAAGAAAGAAATACCGAGGCAAAGATTTTGGACTTCATATGCTGGAGGACTTTGTTGATTCCTTTACAGAAGATGCACTTGGCTTGCGgtatcctctctcctctctcatgtACACAG ctTGCAAGCAGTACTTTGAAAAGTATCCAGGAGACCATGAACTCCTTTGGGAGGTTGAAGGTGTTGGACACTGGTACCAGCGAATACCAGTCACCAGAGCATTGCAGAGAGAAACACTTAAAATTACAG CAGTTTCTCAAAATGAAGCTAAAAGATCTATGTCTGGAGAATATGGTCTTGCATCTGTTCCAGAATATGAAGCAGAAACTGAAGACAACCAGTCTAGTGAGATGCAGCTAACT ATTGACTCTCTAAAAGATGCCTTTGCAAGCACTTCTGAAG GTCAAGATAAGACACCAGTTTCCACTCGTACTCGAAGTAGTCATCTAAAGCGGCCAAAGATTGGGAAGAGGTTTCAAGATTCTGAATTTAGTAGTTCTCAGGGAGAAGATGAAAAGACGCTCCAGGCTTTACCTACAGCTTCAATAAACAa attGGAATCTACTGCACGCACATCAGAGAGCTCAGAAGAATTCCTGGAAGAAGAACCTGAACAAAGTGTGATTGAATTTGAGGATGAAAGTAGTGATAAGGATGCTCGGCCTGCACCAGAAGCCCAGCCACGCCTGGAAAAGCAAGATGGTGAAAAG GACTCTGAATTAGAGCCTATGAATGGTGAGATAATGGATGATACTCTTAAAGCCTCACTTATAACTGAAGAGGAGGACTCTGCCAGTGAAGttttagatgaagaaatgaaattgcAGTCTCTTAATTCCAGTGAAGACTCTACTGCTTTTGTTCCACTGGTGGTAGAACCTTCAAAACCCCCTGAAACTGTTGCACAGGACAAG ACCTCACATGTAACTGACTCAGAAATGTTGCTAGATGAAGGCCCATCTGATGAAAAAGGGCACACTGAAGAGAAACTGCCGCTGGTTTCaagaaagaaagcacattttGGGAGTTCAGACAATGCTGCTGCTATCCCAAATGAAGAACGATCCGACAGTGGTTTTCCAAACTCTGTGATAGCGGAATTTTCTGAGGAATCAATCTCTGAAAATTTATCACCCAACACTACTTCTTCATTGGAAGACCAGGGTGAGGAGGGGGTACCTGAGTCCCAGGAAACATCTACAGCTCTTCCTCAGAGCTCTCTGATAGAGGTTGAACTTGAAGATGTGCCGTTTTCACAGAATGCGGGACAGAAGAATCAGTCAGAGGAGCAGTCTGAAGCATCTTCTGAGCAACTGGATCAGTTTGCACAGGCAACAGAAAAAACTGTGGACAGCAGCTCAGAGGAAATAGAAGTGGAAGTACCTGTGGTAGACAGGCGGAATTTAAGAAGAAAGGCCAAAGGGCATAAAGGACCTGCTAAGAAGAAAGCCAAGCTGACATGA